The Rubrobacter aplysinae DNA segment GCGTGGTGGAGTAGGTGGTCCGCCATGAACGTAGAGATGAAGTAGTAGCCGTGATCGTACCCTTCCTGACGGCGCAGCTTCAGGGGCTGGCCCGCCGCCTCGCACGCCTCCTCGAAGATGTGCGGGTAGAGCTGCTCATCTAAGAACACGTCTTCGGTGCCCTGGTCTATGAGGATCTCCC contains these protein-coding regions:
- a CDS encoding alpha/beta hydrolase-fold protein, translated to EILIDQGTEDVFLDEQLYPHIFEEACEAAGQPLKLRRQEGYDHGYYFISTFMADHLLHHARTLNSL